The nucleotide sequence TAAATGGAATAATGCCAAATGATTAAATTCCCGCGCTTAAATTCAAGCAATAATTCATCAATTATCGGGGAAATTTATTCAAATGCAATTCAGGATATTATCCATCCTATTATGCCTAGGAAGTACACTTCTTTTAGGCCAATCGATACATGGCTTCGTTCGGGAAGATGCCAATGGCGAACCACTCTTTTATGTAAACGTATTCATCAAAGATTCTTATAAAGGCGCAGCCACCAATCAAGACGGTTACTACGTTATTCCAAATGTCCCACCCGGAGATTACGAGGTGATTGCTTCAATTATCGGCTATCAAATGAAAACCCAAAAAATGGTACTGGGTGAGGGAGAAGATATTCGCTTGGATTTTCGTCTAGATGTGGCAGTTATTGCAGGTGAAGAAGTGAATGTATCTGCCGAGCGAATTAAATTCCAGAAGATGGTGGAGCCGAGTCGTGTCACTTTGGATATGCGTGAGATCAACGCTGCGCCGGCTTTTATTGAGGCGGACCTTTTTCGTACGC is from Candidatus Neomarinimicrobiota bacterium and encodes:
- a CDS encoding carboxypeptidase-like regulatory domain-containing protein → MQFRILSILLCLGSTLLLGQSIHGFVREDANGEPLFYVNVFIKDSYKGAATNQDGYYVIPNVPPGDYEVIASIIGYQMKTQKMVLGEGEDIRLDFRLDVAVIAGEEVNVSAERIKFQKMVEPSRVTLDMREINAAPAFIEADLFRT